The Lytechinus pictus isolate F3 Inbred chromosome 17, Lp3.0, whole genome shotgun sequence genome contains a region encoding:
- the LOC135157350 gene encoding plexin-A4-like — protein MTQSWKGEFITLILVSYLIVSIHSAPLSAYLVSSFTPPDPDPNLPFNHIAFNNITGDIYIGARERLYQLDSDLNLKETVDTGECSHPNKDHVNDNKLLISLVTPQNYRLIACGGCDGDCQTSSLDNITLDQKSVSTTNKVVSTGDRPTVGAIVLGADNENTGEGKIDGDYFLFNGISGGAPRDTYFISKRRLIDHVSLQEVPGIAVVLPSEKNNLVFQHLISYKDYLYYFISRGEITYLGRLCRNTLDDNFESYTEIELQCTRGGSQNIIQSAYIGPAGSQLAESMNVNTTDDLLYAVFSSTSSSSLCVYKMIDVQQSFDDAILKCINGTGNKNSFLVGSMCNTHECIE, from the exons ATGACTCAGAGTTGGAAGGGAGAATTTATCACCCTGATCCTGGTATCATATCTGATCGTATCAATCCATTCAGCTCCTCTCTCCGCCTACTTGGTGTCTTCATTTACCCCTCCTGATCCTGACCCCAACCTGCCATTCAACCACATCGCCTTCAACAACATCACTGGAGATATTTACATAGGAGCACGGGAGAGGCTCTACCAACTCGACTCAGACCTGAACCTCAAAGAGACTGTGGACACTGGGGAGTGTTCTCATCCAAATAAAGACCATGTTAATGATAACAAACTCTTGATTTCCCTGGTAACACCTCAGAACTACAGGCTCATTGCTTGTGGGGGATGTGACGGGGATTGTCAGACAAGTAGCCTGGATAATATCACACTCGACCAGAAAAGTGTCTCCACTACCAATAAAGTTGTGTCAACAGGAGACCGACCTACTGTGGGAGCCATTGTTCTTGGTGCCGACAATGAAAATACTGGAGAGGGTAAAATTGATGgggattattttttatttaatgggaTAAGTGGCGGAGCTCCTAGggatacatattttatttcaaagcgCAGACTAATAGACCATGTATCACTGCAAGAAGTACCTGGAATTGCCGTTGTTCTACCTTCAGAAAAAAACAATCTCGTCTTCCAACATCTTATTTCTTACAAAGATTACCTTTACTACTTCATATCAAGAGGAGAGATAACTTATCTAGGACGCCTTTGTCGTAATACACTAGACGATAATTTCGAATCGTACACGGAGATAGAGCTACAATGTACACGTGGTGGATCTCAGAATATTATTCAATCAGCTTACATTGGACCAGCAGGATCCCAGTTAGCTGAATCGATGAATGTCAACACCACGGATGACTTATTGTACGCGGTATTTTCATCTACATCTTCGTCTTCTCTTTGTGTGTATAAGATGATCGATGTCCAGCAGAGCTTTGATGATGCTATCTTAAAATGTATTAATGGGACTGGCAACAAGAATAGCTTCCTAGTTGGAAGTATGTGTAATACG CACGAATGCATTGAGTGA